The Chlamydiota bacterium genome has a segment encoding these proteins:
- a CDS encoding DUF5615 family PIN-like protein has protein sequence MKIKLDENLPFRLVQMLEDLGHSADTVPQEGLSGKDDLEVWKEAQRVGAFFITQDLDFSDERRFSPGTHFGILLLRLHEPGRNALVERIEAVFRTEKVEKWMHCFVIVTEHKIRVRYPHERSASKGF, from the coding sequence ATGAAAATCAAATTAGATGAAAACCTGCCTTTTAGGTTAGTTCAAATGCTAGAAGATCTTGGGCATTCAGCGGATACTGTTCCACAAGAAGGTCTTTCTGGAAAGGATGACCTAGAAGTATGGAAAGAAGCGCAAAGGGTAGGAGCTTTTTTTATTACTCAGGACTTAGATTTTTCTGATGAGCGGCGTTTTTCACCAGGTACACATTTTGGAATTCTTCTTTTGCGTCTTCATGAACCAGGACGCAATGCTTTAGTTGAGCGAATAGAGGCCGTGTTTCGTACAGAAAAGGTAGAGAAATGGATGCATTGTTTTGTCATTGTAACAGAGCATAAAATACGTGTTCGGTATCCTCATGAAAGGTCCGCCTCCAAAGGTTTCTGA
- a CDS encoding DUF433 domain-containing protein — MNYTQYFVRDLGICGGEPVFKGTRVTIRTVLASFAEGASIEEILSDFPTLTKEMVHAVIAFAAASTEEDLPNLSIPNIR, encoded by the coding sequence ATGAATTATACTCAGTATTTTGTTCGTGATTTGGGTATATGTGGTGGAGAGCCTGTTTTTAAGGGGACCCGGGTCACCATTCGAACTGTCCTAGCTAGTTTTGCAGAAGGAGCAAGTATTGAAGAGATCTTGAGTGATTTCCCTACGCTTACGAAAGAAATGGTTCATGCTGTGATTGCCTTTGCTGCTGCTTCAACTGAAGAAGACTTGCCAAATTTAAGCATTCCAAATATTCGATGA